The Oncorhynchus tshawytscha isolate Ot180627B linkage group LG08, Otsh_v2.0, whole genome shotgun sequence genome window below encodes:
- the tmem129 gene encoding E3 ubiquitin-protein ligase TM129 isoform X1 — protein MDRPEVTFSLAYIVLAFCFVFTPNEFRSAGFTVQNLFSGWLGSEDIGFIQYHVRRTSVTLLVHSTLPLGYYMGMCIAAPEKYLAYVHLISDGWRAFFTLSLALQLFSWVLVIYWSQHKWGNHPISQNLKAHALPQSGWGAVASSVNTEFRRIDKFATGAPGARVLITDTWIMKVTTYYVHIALQQDTHLTVTDSRQHQLSPDSATPVQILTLRVASINPSVKPFDIRLNSTEYAELREKLHAPIRNAANVVIHQTMSDLFLETFKSQVEMNQVYQLTSGQELESCIGCMQVPANTKLLRLCQEEGEGECQQCYCRPMWCLTCMGKWFASRQDQQKPETWLGNRVPCPTCRAKFCILDVCIVP, from the exons ATGGATCGGCCAGAAGTAACGTTTTCTTTGGCCTACATAGTATTAGCGTTTTGCTTTGTTTTCACACCAAATGAATTTCGATCAGCTGGTTTCACCGTGCAAAATCTGTTTTCAGGATGGCTTGGAAGTGAAGATATTGGTTTCATTCAATATCATGTGAGGAGAACGAGCGTCACTTTACTAGTTCATTCAACTTTGCCACTTG GGTACTACATGGGAATGTGCATAGCTGCTCCAGAAAAGTATCTGGCCTATGTTCACTTAATAAGTGATGGCTGGAGGGCTTTCTTCACATTGTCACTGGCTCTTCAGCTCTTTAGCTGGGTGCTCGTCATCTACTGGTCTCAGCACAAATGGGGAAATCATCCAATATCGCAGAACCTTAAAGCCCATGCATTGCCCCAGTCCGGCTGGGGCGCAGTTGCCTCCTCTGTCAACACAGAATTTCGCCGCATTGACAAGTTTGCAACGGGTGCCCCTGGTGCAAGGGTTCTCATCACTGACACCTGGATCATGAAGGTCACTACCTATTATGTACATATTGCACTGCAGCAAGACACTCACTTGACAGTCACAGACTCAAGGCAACACCAGCTCTCCCCTGACTCGGCCACTCCTGTTCAGATCCTGACACTCCGAGTCGCTAGCATCAACCCCAGCGTCAAGCCCTTTGACATAAG GCTCAATTCAACAGAATATGCAGAACTGCGAGAGAAGCTGCATGCACCAATCAGGAACGCTGCCAACGTGGTCATTCACCAGACTATGAGTGACCTCTTCTTGGAAACATTCAAATCCCAGGTGGAAATGAACCAAGTCTACCAGCTGACAAGCGGACAG GAGCTGGAGTCCTGCATTGGTTGCATGCAGGTGCCTGCCAACACCAAACTGTTACGGCTATGCCaggaggagggtgaaggagagtgCCAGCAGTGCTACTGTAGACCCATGTGGTGTCTCACCTGTATGGGCAAATGGTTTGCCAGCCGCCAGGACCAGCAGAAACCTGAGACCTGGTTGGGCAACAGAGTGCCTTGCCCCACTTGTAGGGCCAAGTTCTGCATCCTGGATGTCTGCATTGTCCCCTGA
- the tmem129 gene encoding E3 ubiquitin-protein ligase TM129 isoform X2 produces MGMCIAAPEKYLAYVHLISDGWRAFFTLSLALQLFSWVLVIYWSQHKWGNHPISQNLKAHALPQSGWGAVASSVNTEFRRIDKFATGAPGARVLITDTWIMKVTTYYVHIALQQDTHLTVTDSRQHQLSPDSATPVQILTLRVASINPSVKPFDIRLNSTEYAELREKLHAPIRNAANVVIHQTMSDLFLETFKSQVEMNQVYQLTSGQELESCIGCMQVPANTKLLRLCQEEGEGECQQCYCRPMWCLTCMGKWFASRQDQQKPETWLGNRVPCPTCRAKFCILDVCIVP; encoded by the exons ATGGGAATGTGCATAGCTGCTCCAGAAAAGTATCTGGCCTATGTTCACTTAATAAGTGATGGCTGGAGGGCTTTCTTCACATTGTCACTGGCTCTTCAGCTCTTTAGCTGGGTGCTCGTCATCTACTGGTCTCAGCACAAATGGGGAAATCATCCAATATCGCAGAACCTTAAAGCCCATGCATTGCCCCAGTCCGGCTGGGGCGCAGTTGCCTCCTCTGTCAACACAGAATTTCGCCGCATTGACAAGTTTGCAACGGGTGCCCCTGGTGCAAGGGTTCTCATCACTGACACCTGGATCATGAAGGTCACTACCTATTATGTACATATTGCACTGCAGCAAGACACTCACTTGACAGTCACAGACTCAAGGCAACACCAGCTCTCCCCTGACTCGGCCACTCCTGTTCAGATCCTGACACTCCGAGTCGCTAGCATCAACCCCAGCGTCAAGCCCTTTGACATAAG GCTCAATTCAACAGAATATGCAGAACTGCGAGAGAAGCTGCATGCACCAATCAGGAACGCTGCCAACGTGGTCATTCACCAGACTATGAGTGACCTCTTCTTGGAAACATTCAAATCCCAGGTGGAAATGAACCAAGTCTACCAGCTGACAAGCGGACAG GAGCTGGAGTCCTGCATTGGTTGCATGCAGGTGCCTGCCAACACCAAACTGTTACGGCTATGCCaggaggagggtgaaggagagtgCCAGCAGTGCTACTGTAGACCCATGTGGTGTCTCACCTGTATGGGCAAATGGTTTGCCAGCCGCCAGGACCAGCAGAAACCTGAGACCTGGTTGGGCAACAGAGTGCCTTGCCCCACTTGTAGGGCCAAGTTCTGCATCCTGGATGTCTGCATTGTCCCCTGA
- the LOC112256008 gene encoding LOW QUALITY PROTEIN: histone RNA hairpin-binding protein (The sequence of the model RefSeq protein was modified relative to this genomic sequence to represent the inferred CDS: inserted 1 base in 1 codon), which produces MSFRHKSRRTNAEYNGDENRNRGPSRWSNCRKRGADGSMRSNGDLDSTGTSDLKMNANHRPVSFTTPESEGPVPRCADWGSEVETDERRSSVRRDMQRRRILTSDFGPRERKNSSGSSESRDSPVPGEVMEEDEEVLMRRQKQITYGKNTLAYDRYIKEVPKHLRQPGVHPKTPNKFKKYSRRSWDQQIKLWKVKIHAWDXPALEGSELQAIEEVDLDDVMDIELDFPELDSDSNTQPLKVSNASSSQPDSCQGTPSKMMKIDASVDLDMA; this is translated from the exons ATGTCTTTTCGCCACAAATCCAGACGCACCAATGCTGAATATAACGGAGATGAAAATAG GAATAGGGGCCCTTCAAGGTGGTCCAACTGCCGGAAACGGGGAGCTGATGGCAGTATGAGATCAAATGGGGACTTGGACTCAACCGGTACCAGTGATCTTAAGATGAATGCTAACCACAGACCTGTTAG TTTTACCACTCCTGAAAGTGAAGGTCCAGTTCCTAGATGCGCGGATTGGGGGAGTGAAGTGGAGACTGACGAAAGGCGCTCAAGTGTCCGTCGGGATATGCAACG GCGGAGGATACTAACATCAGATTTTGGTCCAAGGGAACGAAAGAACTCTTCTGGGAG CTCAGAGTCCAGGGACTCTCCTGTCCCCGGTGAGGTCatggaggaggacgaggaagtCCTGATGAGGAGGCAGAAACAGATCACCTACGGGAAGAACACACTCGCCTACGACAGATACATCAAGGAAGTACCCAA GCACTTGAGGCAGCCGGGAGTTCATCCTAAGACTCCCAACAAGTTTAAGAAGTACAGCCGGCGCTCATGGGACCAGCAGATTAAGCTGTGGAAGGTGAAGATTCACGCGTGGG CCCCAGCCCTGGAAGGCAGTGAGCTGCAGGCCAT AGAGGAGGTTGACTTGGATGATGTCATGGATATTGAGCTGGACTTCCCTGAGCTGGATTCAGACTCGAACACACAGCCTCTTAAAGTCAGCAATGCCTCTTCGTCTCAACCG GACTCCTGCCAAGGGACTCCCAGCAAGATGATGAAAATAGATGCATCAGTTGATCTTGACATGGCCTAA
- the ccdc142 gene encoding uncharacterized protein ccdc142, which translates to MAQILCTYQETQNGTALEIEGQGGLDKAGDKTETSPVNENPEPFSSEDEQKRLNALSDDDFLSKDKLDASWSQSCPFTKSLQKAEALLRTRFNPSLRWLLRQKSDDMWEFENRDTFVACQNLTSQSSSRLQRLDQGMLGLSPQCQVLRGPRTGQLQSCVRGLATEGSFYHHPPAATLSQHYGQLQYLLEQRAQLLFLHEYARRTRVTTVYVDKLTSLLERELGLLMDRSRVLERPNSAWSFGMGGLCQELRIHVSHWDALCAKAQSDVWLRTVLFQRTETLAVMRRTLRVLGLQALVLMERCIYTALSALASAQLARVPRDALEDLLAGAEVFNQVLEEQRVQHRGSRWRTQTLQLSDWPGLSSRQPTRRGSLPAPFPVVELMRILAEHRGQIAAEQLYQWASQQSFLHSQALHTGAPAPTWEKLELLFPLLSPLHPSEPSPDGLTLENLPGPSSDESRLGKPCSWSSDLPFIAFIRQDRKSLEILFQALVSSTDLMAPHIPNRPRPECTNTPEHSPRCFEGESSPTDEARQEIKRPKSVQSGACVELFGHYRTMLWREFGKAVIQRFHQPPKRDPLGSVNQWNDQMVFQLVMWLNHGCRGELVPEECRGVVDDFILQLLSNTAFRHWDEVMCASLGSGLKDKCLPGVERENCMVMTCTMERLLQLSPPLLTVLQCLQSSAHLVQGDSNARTMRSLHIGSLSRVVASVRSSTFWVMRKAYQFLSSWSLNKFLLVTLGDLKVLRASVMRLLQHVEALSVNENHLLKLLAAQLTQSVTDLQVFSDLVLRIFSKDCKRMSEEIFLQTMPSAKHWRVNYKTEFPSSPSDYATTAAQSVIGQVLEGVQPLPEEARIPALTEAMTAFMEAWMEHILKEKIKFSIQGALQLKQDFDLIRNLIRSEEYSLSEEIHQRLLSLRVFHQVDNAIVCLLQQPMAKPYMPSRGWEPFRRCCPSSANMVDQSSSSLNNFENMDLQSACQQALAQAEGSMSPELLASTPQESYLAVAQQEWLDLRIHNGNRWKLPGLQCLTRSEP; encoded by the exons ATGGCTCAGATTTTATGCACCTACCAGGAGACCCAGAATGGGACCGCTCTGGAAATAGAGGGGCAGGGAGGTTTGGACAAGGCAGGAG ATAAAACAGAGACATCCCCTGTGAATGAGAACCCAGAACCCTTTTCTTCTGAAGATGAACAG AAGAGACTAAATGCTTTGTCAGATGATGACTTTCTTTCAAAGGACAAACTTGATG CTTCTTGGTCCCAGAGTTGTCCCTTCACCAAGTCTCTGCAGAAGGCGGAGGCCCTGCTGAGGACTCGCTTCAACCCCAGCCTGAGGTGGCTACTGAGGCAGAAAAGTGATGATATGTGGGAATTTGAGAACCGGGATACCTTTGTAGCGTGCCAGAACCTCACCTCTCAGTCATCTAGCAGGCTGCAGCGGCTAGACCAGGGCATGCTGGGTCTCAGTCCACAGTGCCAAGTGTTGCGGGGGCCACGGACAGGCCAGCTGCAGAGTTGCGTCAGGGGCCTCGCTACAGAGGGCAGTTTCTACCACCACCCTCCAGCCGCTACCCTCAGCCAGCACTATGGGCAGCTGCAGTACCTACTGGAACAGCGGGCTCAGCTCCTTTTCCTCCATGAGTATGCCCGGCGCACCAGAGTCACCACTGTGTACGTTGACAAACTGACTAGCCTGCTGGAGCGGGAGCTAGGTTTGTTGATGGACAGGAGTCGAGTCCTGGAGCGACCAAACTCTGCCTGGAGCTTTGGGATGGGAGGCCTGTGCCAGGAACTACGTATCCACGTGAGCCATTGGGATGCTCTATGTGCCAAAGCCCAGTCTGACGTCTGGCTGAGAACTGTTCTGTTCCAGAGGACAGAGACCCTTGCTGTCATGCGGCGGACACTGAGAGTGCTGGGACTGCAGGCCCTGGTTCTGATGGAACGTTGTATCTATACAGCCCTCTCCGCTCTGGCCTCAGCTCAGCTGGCCAGGGTGCCTAGAGATGCCTTAGAAGACCTGCTGGCTGGGGCAGAGGTCTTTAACCAGgtactggaggagcagagagtcCAGCATAGAGGCTCGCGGTGGAGAACTCAGACCCTGCAGCTGTCTGACTGGCCTGGGCTGTCTAGTAGGCAGCCCACCCGGAGGGGTAGCCTTCCTGCACCTTTCCCAGTGGTTGAACTGATGAGGATACTGGCAGAGCACAGGGGGCAGATCGCGGCAGAGCAGCTGTACCAATGGGCTTCCCAACAGAGCTTCCTCCACTCCCAGGCCCTGCACACTGGAGCCCCAGCCCCTACGTGGGAGAAATTAGAACTGTTATTCCCGCTGCTTTCCCCTCTACACCCCTCAGAGCCCAGTCCTGATGGGCTCACACTGGAGAACCTCCCTGGGCCCTCTTCAGATGAATCCAGGTTGGGAAAACCCTGTTCCTGGTCCTCTGATCTCCCCTTTATAGCCTTCATCCGTCAGGACCGTAAGTCTCTAGAGATTCTCTTCCAGGCCCTGGTGTCCTCCACAGACCTGATGGCTCCACACATCCCCAACAGACCCAGGCCGGAGTGTACCAACACCCCAGAACATTCTCCCAGGTGCTTTGAGGGAGAGTCTTCACCCACAGATGAGGCCAGGCAGGAGATAAAGAGACCCAAGTCAGTCCAGTCTGGGGCTTGTGTGGAGCTCTTTGGTCATTACAGGACAATGCTGTGGAGGGAGTTTGGCAAAGCCGTCATTCAGCGCTTCCACCAGCCACCAAAGAGAGACCCTTTGGGCAGTGTTAACCAGTGGAACGACCAGATGGTTTTCCAGCTTGTGATGTGGCTCAACCATGGCTGTAGAGGAG AGCTCGTCCCTGAAGAGTGTAGAGGAGTGGTTGATGACTTCATCTTACAGCTCCTGTCCAACACTGCTTTTAGGCACTGGGATGAGG TGATGTGTGCGTCACTGGGCTCAGGACTGAAAGATAAATGTCTTCCAGGAGTTGAGCGTGAGAACTGCATGGTGATGACATGTACCATGGAGAGACTCCTGCAGCTGTCCCCTCCACTCCTCACAGTGCTGCAGTGTCTTCAATCTTCAGCCCACCTGGTCCAAG GTGACAGTAATGCTCGGACTATGAGGTCCCTTCACATAGGATCGCTGAGCAGAGTGGTGGCATCCGTCCGATCCTCTACCTTCTGGGTCATGAGGAAGGCCTACCAGTTCCTTTCCTCCTGGTCCCTCAACAAGTTCCTGCTTGTCACCCTAGGAGACCTCAAG GTTCTGAGAGCATCAGTGATGAGGCTACTGCAGCATGTGGAGGCCCTGAGTGTGAATGAAAATCATCTCCTCAAGCTACTGGCTGCACAGCTTACTCAGAGTGTCACAGATCTACAG GTATTCTCTGACCTGGTGCTCAGAATCTTCTCCAAGGACTGTAAGAGGATGTCTGAGGAGATATTTTTGCAGACCATGCCCTCAGCAAAGCACTGGAGAGTGAACTATAAAACGG AGTTCCCCAGCAGCCCTAGTGATTACGCTACTACTGCAGCTCAGAGTGTAATAGGACAGGTACTGGAGGGGGTGCAGCCCCTGCCTGAGGAGGCTCGGATCCCCGCCCTGACAGAGGCCATGACAGCCTTCATGGAGGCCTGGATGGAGCACATCCTCAAGGAGAAGATCAAGTTCAG tatcCAGGGGGCTCTACAGCTGAAGCAAGACTTTGACTTGATCCGGAACCTGATACGCTCTGAGGAATACAGCCTGTCAGAGGAGATCCACCAGAGGCTGCTCTCCCTCCGGGTCTTCCACCAGGTGGACAATGCCATCGTGTGCCTGCTGCAGCAGCCCATGGCCAAGCCCTACATGCCTTCGCGGGGCTGGGAGCCCTTCAGACGCTGCT GTCCAAGTAGTGCCAATATGGTGGACCAATCGTCTAGCAGTCTGAATAATTTTGAGAACATGGACCTCCAGTCTGCATGTCAACAGGCCCTGGCCCAGGCAGAGGGCTCTATGAGCCCTGAGCTGCTGGCCTCCACCCCGCAGGAGTCCTACCTGGCCGTGGCACAGCAAGAGTGGCTGGACCTGCGCATACACAATGGCAACCGCTGGAAGCTCCCTGGGCTGCAGTGCCTGACAAGGTCAGAGCCCTAA